Below is a genomic region from Candidatus Krumholzibacteriota bacterium.
ACGCTCTCCCTCTCGCGCGGCTGCGCCGCGACAATGGACCTGCCGCGGGGGCGCCTCATCGCCGGCGACGGCGTGCCCGTGACCGTCACGCTCCGCCACGTCTCCGCGAGCGACATCCAGGGCACGATCGAAGGCGTCCTGCCCCGCGAGCTCGCGACCGATCCGGAGCTGCCCGCGCGCTTCCACGTCCGGGCAGGCGAGCCGCTCACAACGCTTCCGCTCCTCGTGCGCCCCGCCGGCACCCTGCCGCCCGGCGTCTACCCGATCGCCGTCTTTCTTCGCCTGCACGGACGCACCGTGGCGCGCTTCGAGGACGAGCTGGTGCGTCCGATGTCCTTCTTCTACCTCGGACCCCTCCCCGACGCCTCCTCCGCCCTCCGCGGAGCGCCGGGGTTCCAGGACGACCTCCTGCGGATCCACCGGACGACCGACGGAAACGAACTCCGGTGGCGGGAAGTCCCCGCGGGAGCCTGCGACGCCGCCGGATCGATCCTGCCCGGCCGCCTCTCCGGCACGGCGCCGGACGGCGGCATGATCTTCTATTCCCTCCTCGACGCGCCCAGGGCCGCGACGGTCGTCTGGAGGATCGAGACGCCCGACCGGGCGGCTGTCTGGATCAACGGCGACCGCGTTCTCGAACCGGCGGAATCGGGCGCGGGACGAGCGGGCGGCACGACGCTGTTCCGTTCGGGAGCGAACGCGATCCTCGTGGCGATCGCATGGGAACGCTCCCCCGCCCCGCTCCTCTTCACGATCACCGACGAGAACGGCTATCCCGTGGCCGATCTCGGCAACGATCTCGATCGGCTGATCGACGGCTTCGAACTCCTCGCGGCGCCCGCGGCGCCCGCCGGCGTCGTCACGGAGCCCGACAGGCCGCGTGAGACGACGCTCTCGTTCCATGCACCCGACGCCGCCTCGGTGCACCTCGTCGGCACGTTCAACAACTGGGACCCCGGGGCGACGCCGATGTCCCGTTCAGACGACGGGGCATGGTCGGCAAGCATCCCCCTGCTTCCCGGACGGTACGAGTACAAGTTCGTCGTCGACGGCAGGCTCCGCATCACCGATCCCGCGTGCGAACGCTCCGAACCCGACGGATTCGGGGGATTCAACTCGGTGCTCGTCGTCCGCTGAGAGCGGATCACAGCCTCGCGCCGGTCAGGGACAAGACGAGATTGAGCGCTCCCCCGGTGAGAAGCGAGACGGCGAGGACGAAGCCGAGGATCGAGAGGGCCCACCGCAGACCGAGTTCCTTTATCATGACGATCAGGGTGGCGAGGCACGGCAGGAAGAGACTCATCACCACGAGAGCCACGACGATCTGGTTGCCCGCGATCGCGCCGCTTTCCCAGAGCTTGTAGAGCCCCGCTGCGCCGTAATCGCGCCTGAAGAACCCGAGGATGAAGACGCCCGCCGTCTCGGAAGGAAGTCCGAGGAGCGTCCCGGTCACGGGCTCCGCGGCGCGGAAGAGTATCCGCAGCGCGCCGGTGGTGTCGAGGAGGAAGAGGATGAAGGTGGCGAGGAGGAAGAAGGGCAGCGCCTCCCGGAGGAACCACTTCACCCGGGCGCCCGTCTTGATGAGGATGTTGCCCGCCCGGGGCGTCCGCAGCGGGGGCAGTTCGAGAATGAAATCGGTCGTGCCCCCCTTCAGGATGCGCGAGAGGAGCGCGCCGACGAGAAAGAACTCGGCCGTGATGATGCCGGCGATCACGGCGACCGCCGCGGCGGAGACGGTGGACATCAGGGCGAGGATCACGCCGAGTTGCGCCGAGCACGGCACAGCGAGCGCGAGGAGCGTCACGGCGATGATCCGTTCGCGCCTCGTCTCGAGTATGCGCGTGGCGAGGACGGCCATGGTCACGCACCCGAACCCGAGCACCATGGGAAGCGTCGCCTTCCCGTTCACGCCGACGGCGCGGAAGATGTTGTTGGTCAGCACGGTGAGGCGGGGAAAGTAACCGCTGTCCTCGAGCAGGCCGAAGACGAGGAAGAAGACGACGACGATCGGCAGAACGATCGAGATCGAGTAGTTGAGCCCCATGCTCACGAGCCCGTAATCGCCGACGAGCAGCGCATGGATCCAGCCGGTCGGAGCGACACGCGAGACGGCCGGGATGACGAGATCGCCGAAGAGCCGCGTTTCGAGCAGGTCGACGATCGCCCCGGCCGCGAAGACGCCGACGAACCGGTAGACGAGCCAGAGGACGAACAGCAGGAAGAACGTCCCGGTGACCGGGTGCAAGGTGAAGCGGTTCATTCGGTCTGCTCCGGCCGCCCCCATGCCCCAGACAACCGCGGCGAGGAGGAGAAGGGTCGGGTGCAGGCCGACCGTCCCGAGCGCCTCTCGGCCGAAAACGAGATAGAGGAGGATCGCGGCGCCGGTCACGAGCGCCGCGGGCGCGAAGGCGCGCCAACGCGC
It encodes:
- a CDS encoding glycogen-binding domain-containing protein, translating into MIFYSLLDAPRAATVVWRIETPDRAAVWINGDRVLEPAESGAGRAGGTTLFRSGANAILVAIAWERSPAPLLFTITDENGYPVADLGNDLDRLIDGFELLAAPAAPAGVVTEPDRPRETTLSFHAPDAASVHLVGTFNNWDPGATPMSRSDDGAWSASIPLLPGRYEYKFVVDGRLRITDPACERSEPDGFGGFNSVLVVR
- a CDS encoding ferrous iron transporter B, which encodes MKDTGSNSILLVGNPNVGKSVIFAFLTGRYAIVSNYPGTTVEVSTGWFGHDRSREVIDTPGVDSLIPRSEDERVTRDILLRYPEATVVQVADAKNLFRALVLTTQLAEMGRRVILVLNMMDEARQRGLGIDAKRLSGELGIEVVETVAVEKRGLSRLDRVLEERGEATPRTVVEYTPDVRSAIAACDEAAGEANRHGIFGALTALSGEFDLLEKAGAPPGTLEAVSSLVRERGARRPNPFSYGIASARKETAERLLSRSLRRGAAKSETARWRAFAPAALVTGAAILLYLVFGREALGTVGLHPTLLLLAAVVWGMGAAGADRMNRFTLHPVTGTFFLLFVLWLVYRFVGVFAAGAIVDLLETRLFGDLVIPAVSRVAPTGWIHALLVGDYGLVSMGLNYSISIVLPIVVVFFLVFGLLEDSGYFPRLTVLTNNIFRAVGVNGKATLPMVLGFGCVTMAVLATRILETRRERIIAVTLLALAVPCSAQLGVILALMSTVSAAAVAVIAGIITAEFFLVGALLSRILKGGTTDFILELPPLRTPRAGNILIKTGARVKWFLREALPFFLLATFILFLLDTTGALRILFRAAEPVTGTLLGLPSETAGVFILGFFRRDYGAAGLYKLWESGAIAGNQIVVALVVMSLFLPCLATLIVMIKELGLRWALSILGFVLAVSLLTGGALNLVLSLTGARL